The following proteins come from a genomic window of Plectropomus leopardus isolate mb chromosome 11, YSFRI_Pleo_2.0, whole genome shotgun sequence:
- the LOC121949772 gene encoding solute carrier family 23 member 2-like: GKDSDEQPQLTVDIGEPQTEALEEPVDKGADLVYSLNDRPPWYLCILLGFQHYILAFGGIIAIPLILAEPLCIKDNNVAKSQLICTIFFVSGICTLLQTAIGTRLPILQGGTFSFITPTLAILALPKWQCPAPKAPMMLSVQLQNSTSSLQMENSDEVWMSRMREIQGAILVSSLLQIVLGLSGLVGLVLKYIGPLAIAPTINLIGLSLFIEAGKKSGGHWGISALTVCLILLFSQYLSKVNVPMIAYKDKKWKIFQYPLFKLFSALFGMCGAWLVCFLLTIFEVFPSKSDEYGFSARTDISLDAVANSPWFHVPYPALPPHRQNVPDYQ, translated from the exons GGCAAAGACAGTGATGAACAGCCACAGCTGACGGTTGATATTGGGGAACCACAAACAGAGGCCCTGGAAGAGCCTGTGGACAAAGGTGCAGATTTGGTTTACTCCCTCAATGACAGACCACCGTGGTATCTCTGCATCCTGCTTGGCTTCCAG CATTACATCCTCGCGTTTGGAGGCATCATTGCAATCCCGCTGATCCTGGCCGAGCCCCTCTGCATAAAAGACAACAATGTCGCCAAAAGCCAGCTCATCTGCACCATATTCTTTGTGTCAGGAATATGTACTCTGCTGCAAACAGCCATTGGTACCAG GTTACCCATCCTCCAGGGTGGGACATTCAGTTTCATCACTCCGACCCTGGCCATTCTTGCCCTGCCCAAGTGGCAGTGCCCAGCCCCAAAAGCACCCATGATGTTGTCCGTGCAGCTGCAGAACAGCACCAGCTCGCTACAAATGGAAAATTCTGATGAGGTCTGGATGTCACGAATGCGTGAG ATCCAGGGAGCCATCCTGGTGTCCTCTCTGCTCCAGATCGTCCTGGGTCTTTCTGGCCTGGTTGGCCTCGTGCTGAAATATATCGGTCCGCTGGCTATCGCCCCCACCATCAACCTCATTGGCCTGTCACTGTTCATTGAAGCTGGGAAGAAGTCTGGAGGTCACTGGGGAATTTCTGCTCT CACAGTCTGTCTGATCCTCCTGTTTTCTCAGTACCTCAGCAAAGTCAATGTTCCAATGATTGCTTACAAGGATAAGAAGTGGAAGATTTTCCAGTACCCCCTCTTCAAGCTCTTCTCT gcTTTGTTCGGGATGTGTGGTGCCTGGCTCGTCTGCTTCTTACTGACCATCTTTGAGGTCTTCCCTTCAAAGTCTGATGAGTACGGTTTCTCAGCCAGGACCGACATCAGCCTGGACGCTGTGGCTAACTCTCCTTGGTTCCATGTGCCTTACCCAG CATTGCCACCACATAGACAAAATGTGCCTGATTATCAGtaa